The following coding sequences lie in one Arachis ipaensis cultivar K30076 chromosome B03, Araip1.1, whole genome shotgun sequence genomic window:
- the LOC107628978 gene encoding RHOMBOID-like protein 13 encodes MGKPLFYEILEKPATSCIIGICSAIWFYIRKKNIGYSHVGLSYETVIEGHYWRIITSAFSHIRVIHLVFNMIELWFLGGAVEELGHLGLGVEYYLQYTLVLVVLSGLLVLGMYHILIQRFKLEYFRRIPAVGYSCVVFGWLTILAVKQPSSKLDIFRFFLLPISFAPFESLVFTSIIDPRAGFLGHLSGIVIGYAIASGLIHGMNNYWALSLLGWIILVFILSLKTSGAVDFNFLEIESVTDPSLSSVRFLGSDKNHYLNYHL; translated from the coding sequence ATGGGGAAGCCTTTGTTCTATGAGATCTTGGAGAAGCCAGCAACTAGTTGCATCATAGGAATATGCAGTGCTATTTGGTTCTACATACGGAAGAAGAATATTGGATACTCACATGTTGGTCTGAGCTATGAGACTGTCATTGAAGGGCATTATTGGAGGATCATCACCTCTGCATTCTCCCATATAAGGGTTATTCATCTTGTTTTTAACATGATTGAACTTTGGTTTCTTGGGGGGGCGGTAGAGGAATTAGGGCACTTGGGTCTTGGTGTTGAATACTATTTGCAATACACACTTGTATTGGTTGTTTTATCAGGGTTGCTGGTTCTTGGAATGTACCACATATTGATTCAGAGATTTAAACTGGAGTATTTTCGCCGAATTCCAGCTGTTGGTTATTCGTGTGTTGTATTCGGGTGGCTGACAATTCTTGCTGTTAAGCAGCCTTCCTCCAAGTTGGATATCTTTCGATTCTTTTTGCTTCCAATCAGTTTCGCACCGTTTGAGTCGCTTGTTTTTACTTCGATTATTGACCCTCGGGCAGGTTTCCTTGGCCATTTATCAGGAATTGTGATTGGATATGCTATAGCATCGGGTTTGATTCATGGTATGAACAATTACTGGGCACTCTCCTTGTTGGGTTGGATCATACTTGTCTTCATCTTGAGCTTGAAGACATCTGGTGCTGTTGACTTCAACTTCCTTGAGATCGAATCCGTGACTGATCCATCCTTATCGTCGGTACGGTTTTTGGGATCAGACAAAAATCACTACCTTAACTACCATTTGTAG